Below is a genomic region from Bacteroidota bacterium.
CGGCAAAGTGTATTTGGCAGGTGGGACATACTCCGCCAATGCCATCGCCACCCCGGGGGCGCACCAGGACACGCTTGGAGGTTATTATGATGCCTTTCTGGTTCAGTTCAACAGCCTGTGTGTTCGGCAATGGGGAACTTATTATGGAGGGAGTGAAAGTGCATGGGGCTCTTCCTGTGCGGTGGATGGGAGCGGCAATGTGTATTTGGCAGGTAATACATACTCCGATAATGCCATTGCCACCCCGGGGGCGCACCAGGCCACATTAGGAGGTGATTGTGATGCCTTTTTGGCGAAGTTCAACAGCCTGGGCGTCCGGCAATGGGGAACCTATTACGGTGGCAGTGGATGGGATTGGGACTCTTCCTGTGCGGTGGATGGGAGCGGCAATGTGTATTTGGCAGGTGTGACATACTCCGACAATTTCATCGCCACTCCTGGGGCGCACCAGGCCACGTATGGAGGTTATGGTGATGCCTTTCTGGTTCAGTTCAACAGCCAGGGCATCCGGCAATGGGGAACCTATTACGGTGGCAGTGGATATGATATTGGCAGGTCCTGTGCGATGGATGGAATCGGCAATGTGTATTTGGCAGGTTATACAAACTCCGCCAATGCCATCGCCACCATAGGGGCGCACCAGGCCACATTTGGAGTTTATGATGCTTTTTTAGTAAAATTTGTAGATTGTCCTTTCACCAAAGAGCTTACAGAAATTACCTGCAACTCCTTTACCGCACCGGATGGTATAACCTATACCAACAGCGGAATCTATACAACTGAACTTCCTAATCATGAAGCATGTGGCAACCATAGCGTCCTAAGCCTTACCATCAAGCTTACCATCCTTAACTCCACACAATCCAACATCACCCAATCTGCCTGCAATACCTACACCACCCCAGATGGCAAAACCTACACCCAAAGTGGTAAATACACTTCTATCATTCCCAACGCTGCCGGCTGTGATAGCATTATTGAAATTGACCTAAGCATCCATACCGCTGAAGTTTTTGTTGAAACAAAAGACACCACAATTCTACAAGGCACCTCCACTCCACTGAAAGTAAGCGGAGGGGTTTCCTATTCGTGGTACCCAAATATTGGCCTTAGTTGCAGCAATTGCCAAAACCCTTTGGCAGCGCCTGCAAAAACAACAACATATTATCTTATGGCAACTGCTGAAAACGGCTGTTTCACAAGGGATTCCGTTACCGTTTTTGTGGATGAGGATTTACATGTTTACATTCCAAACATCTTCTCTCCCAACGGAGATGGCCAAAATGATGTGCTTTATGTGCGGGGCAAAGGAATTAAAAATGTGCAATTTTTCATCTACAACCGCTGGGGCGAAAAGGTTTTTGAAAGCAACAATTTAAGCCAGGGTTGGGACGGCAGCTATAAAGGCGAAGCAGCGCCTATTGCTGTTTATGTTTTTATGGTGGATGCCATGCTGGAAAGCGGGCAAAGGGTTTTTAAAAAGGGAGATGTTACATTAATTAGGTAACAAGTAGTAGCAAGGATATACTAAATTCAAAATCATTAATTTATTATTGCTTTTTTTGAAAATTATTAAATGCAAACAAAAATTTTCCATCAGTAGTGGGTGCTATCAGCAAATTTGATCTAATTTAAATTGCAAAATAATAAAGCCTTGATTAAAAGAGTTTTTTAATATGAAATAGCCATGCACGAACCGTTCACAAACGCTAATGAATA
It encodes:
- a CDS encoding SBBP repeat-containing protein, which gives rise to MKAAFTIILSIGVMFSVLAQKPQPALSQTQEFAIAKPAVYFTENKGQIHDGHYNPRPDVLAMGISPQQQLSITAKGISHQLKRLHWKTKEDKDSLFPPNKLMSEKEVEKTEFYRVDMHWIGANEKPEIEKNKELPGYINYYNVTYAEDGILEVRDYEEVMLKKIYPGIDVRYYGTGNSIEYDYLISPGADYKQIKIKITGTQAKLDKEGNLLLETPLGIIAESAPKVFQEGKELKSRWKQFGKNTWGFEIEAYKPELALLIDPVVRVWGTYYGGSEYDNGLSCAVDGIGNVYLAGFTSSANAIVTAGAHQATFGGDCDAFLVQFNSLGIRQWGTYYGGSGTDYGWFCAVDGSGNVYLAGWTYSDNAIATPGAHQATFGGKWDAFLVQFNSLGVRQWGTYYGGSEYDYGYSCVVDGIGNVYLAGDTYSPNAIATPGAHQVTLGGNRDAFLVKFNSLGVRQWGTYYGGIGDDWGYSCAVDGSGKVYLAGGTYSANAIATPGAHQDTLGGYYDAFLVQFNSLCVRQWGTYYGGSESAWGSSCAVDGSGNVYLAGNTYSDNAIATPGAHQATLGGDCDAFLAKFNSLGVRQWGTYYGGSGWDWDSSCAVDGSGNVYLAGVTYSDNFIATPGAHQATYGGYGDAFLVQFNSQGIRQWGTYYGGSGYDIGRSCAMDGIGNVYLAGYTNSANAIATIGAHQATFGVYDAFLVKFVDCPFTKELTEITCNSFTAPDGITYTNSGIYTTELPNHEACGNHSVLSLTIKLTILNSTQSNITQSACNTYTTPDGKTYTQSGKYTSIIPNAAGCDSIIEIDLSIHTAEVFVETKDTTILQGTSTPLKVSGGVSYSWYPNIGLSCSNCQNPLAAPAKTTTYYLMATAENGCFTRDSVTVFVDEDLHVYIPNIFSPNGDGQNDVLYVRGKGIKNVQFFIYNRWGEKVFESNNLSQGWDGSYKGEAAPIAVYVFMVDAMLESGQRVFKKGDVTLIR